In Planifilum fulgidum, a genomic segment contains:
- a CDS encoding glycosyltransferase family 4 protein: MKKSAMSLKVLVISHMYPNPANPMSGIFVHNQVKALRQAGVECRVLSPVPRFPLYPKWRVYRRFPSQTVMDGIPIHYLPTWMFPGGMFFSSYGRLYYMSLLSVLPSIRKRFPFDLIHCHTIYPDGYAGGMLKAKFSVPVVSTIHGSDILLYPRRSRGVFRNTERALRMNDHIIAVSNLLMKEAQQVVAGVDVSTIYNGFDPSRFYPMDSKAARKKLDLSLEEKVALFVGNLNPVKGLQVLLKAFCRVVEQVPRARLVLVGDGPLRSALKRQVRECNLEEKVTFAGRRPHDEIPLWINSSDVVVLPSLSEGFGGIVLEAMGCGKPVVTTDVAGAAEIVQHRKTGYLVKPEDSEGLAQYMTILLKDEGGLIGDMGERAYAASGNYTWKQNASQVIELYCRLLRR, translated from the coding sequence GTGAAAAAATCAGCGATGAGTTTAAAAGTGCTTGTCATATCCCACATGTATCCCAATCCGGCCAATCCCATGTCCGGGATATTTGTGCATAATCAGGTGAAAGCCCTCAGGCAGGCCGGAGTGGAGTGTCGGGTGCTTTCCCCCGTTCCCCGTTTTCCCCTGTATCCCAAATGGCGGGTTTATCGCCGGTTTCCCTCCCAGACGGTGATGGACGGGATTCCGATCCATTATCTGCCGACATGGATGTTTCCCGGAGGGATGTTTTTTTCTTCGTACGGCCGGCTGTATTATATGTCCCTGCTTTCGGTTCTGCCGTCGATTCGGAAACGGTTTCCCTTCGACCTGATTCATTGTCATACCATTTATCCGGACGGATATGCCGGCGGAATGTTGAAGGCGAAGTTTTCCGTTCCCGTGGTGAGCACGATCCACGGATCGGACATCCTCCTGTATCCCCGCCGGAGCCGGGGCGTCTTCCGCAATACGGAGCGGGCGCTTCGGATGAACGACCACATCATCGCGGTGAGCAATCTCTTGATGAAAGAGGCCCAGCAGGTGGTGGCCGGGGTGGATGTGTCCACCATATACAACGGTTTCGATCCCAGCCGTTTTTATCCCATGGATTCCAAGGCGGCGCGGAAGAAGCTCGATCTGTCGCTGGAGGAGAAGGTGGCGCTGTTCGTCGGCAATCTGAATCCCGTCAAAGGGCTTCAAGTGCTCCTGAAGGCGTTTTGCCGGGTGGTGGAGCAGGTGCCCAGAGCCCGCCTGGTGCTGGTGGGAGACGGGCCGCTCCGCTCGGCGCTGAAGCGGCAGGTGCGGGAGTGCAATCTGGAGGAGAAGGTGACCTTCGCCGGCCGCCGGCCTCACGATGAAATTCCCCTCTGGATCAACAGCAGCGATGTGGTGGTCCTGCCCAGCCTGAGCGAGGGATTCGGCGGAATCGTGCTGGAAGCCATGGGGTGCGGGAAACCGGTGGTGACGACCGATGTCGCGGGAGCAGCGGAGATCGTGCAACACCGCAAGACCGGCTATCTGGTGAAGCCGGAGGATTCCGAGGGCCTGGCCCAGTACATGACCATTTTGCTGAAGGACGAGGGCGGGTTGATCGGCGACATGGGCGAGCGGGCCTATGCCGCCTCCGGCAACTACACCTGGAAGCAGAACGCCTCCCAGGTCATCGAACTGTACTGCCGATTGTTAAGGCGATGA
- a CDS encoding Gfo/Idh/MocA family protein → MVRYGIVGCGHIAKKHVDAIVATEGAELAAVCDTDPARIAPFVKEGIRGYTDLEQMLKDGAVDVVSICTPSGLHAELAVRAAKAGKHVVVEKPMAMNLDEADRMIAACEKNGVLMTVVHPNRFRPAVMELKRRMEEGAFGTIGHANATVRWNRNQAYYDQAPWRGTRAMDGGVLMNQAIHNLDLLLWLLGEVEEVASYQATRIRRIEAEDTSVSVLRFKSGALGVIEAAVTVYPRNLEESLAIFGEKGTAVIGGPTANWIKTWRFADLTEEESRATIARVEKDPYGVPGHRCIIEDMTEAVRTGRRPKITGEDGRRALELAVACNRAAAFGRPVRLDSLR, encoded by the coding sequence GTGGTACGATACGGGATTGTGGGATGCGGCCACATCGCCAAAAAACATGTGGACGCCATCGTCGCAACCGAAGGGGCGGAATTGGCGGCCGTCTGCGACACGGATCCGGCTCGGATCGCTCCCTTTGTCAAAGAGGGCATCCGGGGCTACACCGATTTGGAACAAATGTTGAAAGACGGCGCGGTGGACGTGGTGTCGATCTGCACTCCCAGCGGTCTGCACGCGGAATTGGCCGTCCGGGCGGCGAAGGCCGGAAAACACGTGGTGGTCGAAAAGCCGATGGCCATGAATCTGGACGAGGCGGACCGCATGATCGCCGCCTGTGAAAAAAACGGCGTGTTGATGACGGTGGTTCACCCCAACCGCTTTCGCCCTGCGGTGATGGAACTTAAGCGCCGGATGGAGGAAGGGGCCTTCGGGACCATCGGCCACGCCAATGCCACCGTTCGCTGGAACCGGAACCAGGCCTACTATGACCAGGCGCCCTGGCGCGGGACCCGGGCCATGGACGGCGGCGTCCTGATGAACCAGGCCATTCACAATCTGGATCTGCTCCTGTGGCTCCTGGGCGAGGTGGAAGAGGTCGCCTCCTATCAGGCGACCCGGATTCGCCGGATCGAGGCGGAGGACACTTCCGTGTCGGTGCTTCGCTTCAAAAGCGGAGCCCTGGGGGTGATCGAGGCGGCGGTCACGGTCTACCCCCGGAACTTGGAGGAGTCCCTCGCCATTTTTGGCGAGAAGGGAACGGCGGTGATCGGAGGCCCGACGGCCAACTGGATCAAAACCTGGCGGTTTGCCGACTTGACGGAGGAGGAATCCCGGGCAACCATTGCCCGCGTGGAAAAGGATCCGTACGGAGTGCCCGGTCACCGGTGCATCATCGAGGACATGACCGAAGCGGTCCGGACCGGCAGGAGGCCGAAAATCACCGGGGAGGACGGACGGCGCGCCCTGGAGCTGGCGGTCGCCTGCAATCGGGCGGCGGCTTTCGGCCGGCCGGTGCGGCTTGATTCGCTCAGATAA
- a CDS encoding DegT/DnrJ/EryC1/StrS family aminotransferase, producing the protein MNIPLMDLKAQYRSIREEVLKAVEGVLEGGRYILGPEVKALEEEVAALCGAAHGVGVANGTDALVLTLDALGIGPGDEVITTPFTFFATAESISRVGATPVFVDIDPGTFNLDVSKIKEGITPRTKAILPVHIFGQPADMDEVTAIAREHGLWVIEDACQAIGAEYRGRKVGSLGHAACFSFFPTKNLGGYGDGGMVVTDDESLARKLRSLRVHGRTPESKYVNTRIGYNSRLDELQAAVLRVKLRRLEKWNEARRRKARLYSELLRDVPVEPPVEAADRTHIYHLYVIQTEERDALLAHLKRHGIASGVYYPIPLHLQEVYRSLGYGEGSLPRAETAAKRTLALPLYPEMPEEAVRRVAEVVRRFFEGG; encoded by the coding sequence ATGAATATCCCCTTGATGGATCTGAAGGCCCAATACCGGTCGATCCGTGAAGAGGTGCTGAAGGCCGTGGAGGGGGTGTTGGAGGGCGGCCGGTATATCCTCGGTCCGGAGGTGAAAGCTCTGGAGGAGGAGGTGGCCGCCCTTTGCGGTGCGGCCCACGGAGTGGGCGTCGCCAACGGAACCGACGCCCTGGTCCTGACGCTGGATGCCCTCGGGATCGGGCCCGGCGACGAGGTGATCACGACGCCCTTCACCTTTTTCGCGACGGCGGAGTCGATTTCCCGGGTGGGAGCCACGCCGGTTTTTGTCGACATTGATCCCGGCACCTTCAACCTGGACGTTTCAAAGATCAAGGAGGGGATCACCCCCCGAACCAAGGCGATCCTGCCGGTTCACATCTTCGGTCAGCCCGCCGATATGGACGAAGTGACGGCGATCGCCCGGGAGCACGGTCTGTGGGTCATCGAGGACGCCTGCCAGGCGATCGGGGCGGAGTACCGGGGAAGGAAAGTGGGTTCCCTGGGGCATGCCGCCTGTTTCTCCTTTTTTCCCACCAAAAACCTGGGCGGGTACGGCGACGGCGGCATGGTCGTCACCGACGACGAATCCCTGGCCCGGAAGCTGCGCAGCCTCCGGGTGCACGGCCGCACGCCGGAGTCGAAGTATGTGAACACCAGGATCGGGTACAACAGCCGGCTCGATGAGCTGCAGGCCGCCGTCCTGCGCGTCAAGCTGCGCCGTCTGGAAAAGTGGAACGAAGCCCGCCGGCGAAAAGCCCGCCTCTACAGCGAACTGCTGCGGGACGTGCCGGTTGAACCCCCCGTGGAAGCGGCGGACCGCACCCACATCTACCACCTTTATGTCATCCAGACCGAGGAGCGGGACGCCCTGCTCGCTCACCTGAAGCGGCACGGCATCGCATCCGGCGTCTACTACCCGATTCCCCTCCACCTGCAAGAGGTGTACCGCTCCTTGGGGTACGGGGAAGGAAGCCTGCCCCGGGCGGAGACGGCGGCGAAACGGACCTTGGCCCTGCCCCTCTATCCGGAGATGCCGGAAGAAGCGGTCCGCCGTGTGGCGGAAGTCGTGCGCCGGTTCTTTGAGGGGGGCTGA
- a CDS encoding nucleotide sugar dehydrogenase yields MSTEELLRKIEEKTALIGVVGLGYVGLPLAVEKAKAGYPVIGFDIQKKRVDMVNQGINYIGDVVDEDLKELVQQGRLRATTDYSHIREVDAVAICVPTPLDKYQQPNISYVKGSAREIAKYLHPGMLVVLESTTYPGTTEEVVRPILEETGLKVGRDFHLAYSPERVDPGNKVYNTKNTPKVVGGVTPACTRVAAMLYRQVLEGEVFEVSSPAVAEMEKILENTFRNINIALANEMAILCHKMGIDIWEVIEAAKTKPYGFMAFYPGPGLGGHCIPIDPFYLTWKAREYRYHTRLIELAGEINNYMPEFVVERLVKILNRHKKPLNGSRVLLLGVAYKRDIDDMRESPVLEIIRLLEEYGASVRVCDPHIPSFRVGDRKYHCEPLTPELLDWADATVITTDHSAFDYRMIADCARVIFDTRNAMKGISDIRGDYEKL; encoded by the coding sequence ATGAGCACCGAGGAGTTGCTCAGGAAAATCGAAGAGAAGACCGCGCTGATCGGGGTGGTCGGCCTCGGCTACGTGGGGCTTCCCTTGGCGGTGGAAAAGGCCAAGGCGGGGTATCCGGTCATCGGGTTCGACATCCAAAAGAAGCGGGTCGACATGGTGAATCAAGGCATCAATTACATCGGGGATGTGGTGGATGAGGACCTGAAGGAGCTGGTGCAGCAGGGGCGGCTGCGGGCGACCACCGATTATTCCCACATCCGGGAAGTGGATGCGGTCGCCATTTGCGTTCCCACCCCCTTGGACAAGTACCAGCAGCCCAACATCTCCTATGTGAAGGGGTCGGCCCGCGAAATCGCCAAATACCTCCATCCGGGGATGCTGGTGGTTCTCGAAAGCACGACCTATCCGGGAACGACCGAGGAGGTGGTCCGGCCGATCCTGGAGGAGACCGGCCTCAAGGTGGGGCGGGATTTCCACCTCGCCTATTCACCGGAGCGAGTGGATCCCGGCAACAAGGTGTACAACACGAAAAACACGCCCAAGGTGGTGGGGGGTGTCACGCCGGCCTGCACCCGGGTGGCGGCCATGCTGTACCGTCAGGTGCTGGAGGGGGAAGTGTTTGAGGTTTCCAGCCCGGCGGTGGCGGAAATGGAGAAGATTCTGGAGAACACCTTCCGCAACATCAACATCGCCCTGGCGAACGAGATGGCCATCCTGTGCCACAAGATGGGGATCGACATCTGGGAAGTGATTGAGGCGGCCAAGACCAAGCCCTACGGGTTCATGGCCTTTTATCCCGGACCGGGGCTGGGGGGTCACTGCATTCCCATCGATCCCTTCTACCTCACCTGGAAGGCGCGGGAATACAGATACCACACCCGCCTGATCGAGCTGGCGGGGGAGATCAACAATTACATGCCGGAGTTCGTCGTCGAGCGGTTGGTGAAAATCCTCAACCGCCACAAGAAGCCGCTTAACGGTTCCCGGGTGCTCCTGCTCGGAGTCGCCTACAAGAGGGACATCGATGACATGCGGGAATCGCCGGTGCTGGAGATCATCCGGCTTCTCGAGGAGTACGGGGCGAGCGTGAGGGTGTGCGATCCGCACATCCCTTCCTTCCGCGTCGGGGACCGAAAATACCATTGTGAACCGCTCACCCCGGAGCTGCTCGATTGGGCCGACGCGACGGTGATCACCACGGATCACAGCGCGTTCGATTACCGGATGATCGCCGACTGCGCCCGGGTGATCTTCGACACGCGCAACGCGATGAAGGGGATCAGCGACATCCGCGGCGATTACGAGAAACTGTGA
- a CDS encoding acyltransferase, whose translation MNVIHDSVRMGENVKLGPFAVIEEGAVLGDGVTVGPHVVIHAGTVIGSNVTICAGAVLGRWPKPAKTSTVKVDPDLPPLRIGDGVTIGAAAVLYRGSRIGRNVMIGDAATVREKCTVGNDVVIGRGVAVENQVEIGDRTKIQTNAYITAYTVLEDHVFIAPGVITTNDNFMGRTEERFKHISGPRVKRGARVGGGAVLLPGVTVAEESFIAAGAVVNRDTEPGVVYVGVPARPLRKVPDGEKLEHQD comes from the coding sequence ATGAACGTGATACACGATTCCGTGCGCATGGGAGAAAACGTGAAGCTGGGCCCCTTTGCGGTCATCGAAGAGGGAGCGGTTCTGGGGGACGGGGTGACCGTCGGCCCCCACGTGGTGATCCATGCGGGAACGGTGATCGGATCAAATGTTACCATCTGCGCCGGGGCCGTGCTGGGCCGCTGGCCGAAACCGGCCAAAACCAGCACCGTCAAAGTGGATCCCGATCTGCCGCCCCTTCGGATCGGGGATGGGGTGACGATCGGGGCCGCCGCGGTTCTCTACCGGGGCAGCCGGATCGGACGAAATGTCATGATCGGCGATGCGGCCACCGTCCGGGAAAAATGCACCGTCGGAAACGATGTCGTCATCGGACGGGGGGTGGCCGTGGAGAACCAGGTGGAAATCGGTGATCGGACCAAGATCCAGACCAATGCGTACATCACCGCCTACACGGTTCTGGAGGATCATGTGTTCATCGCGCCGGGAGTGATCACCACCAATGACAATTTCATGGGCCGGACCGAGGAGCGCTTCAAACACATCTCGGGACCGCGGGTGAAGCGGGGGGCCCGTGTCGGGGGAGGAGCCGTTCTCCTTCCGGGAGTGACGGTGGCCGAGGAGAGCTTCATCGCCGCCGGCGCGGTGGTCAACCGGGACACGGAACCGGGCGTGGTGTACGTGGGCGTTCCGGCGCGCCCGCTGCGCAAAGTGCCGGATGGGGAGAAACTGGAGCATCAAGATTAG
- a CDS encoding lipopolysaccharide biosynthesis protein, with product MLAKLKQLFSDSAAFAIAQMGNKLVAFLLIPVYTSYLDPSQYADWGLTNTITMIVSYLSILGTDAALAFYYFDAKEKQERRAYFTAATLFSAGICTLFLIVALGFGSPLARALYGRPTGYEYLLTLAMLATVASIVIQMNLAYARYSRKVWTFNAMSMSYVIGSALLNVVFLKYTDWGVNAIFVGQVVAGAAVALILVWMFRREFTRRVRWDHLKHLLRYGAPLLPTLLAFWMMNMLNRPMIIYFASREEAGLFEAAFRFASVIALITAAFQLAWRPFAMSVKDRADAPRIYSLVGRAFIVVAALAIMGLSFVIQPLMELATGQPEFAEAYPYVWMLSLATVLNTFHLIVGVGLLIHKKTQVISKVFVLAAFLYVLGNMVAIPLFRNWGASAMAMLAYLFIVILIHRRSQATYPVDFRMGSILLFLLVYLAVMAGITWIQVDGWSNKWVYYFLGLAVVIVSVFATGIFRLQSLFGALHRLPELLKGR from the coding sequence ATGCTGGCCAAACTGAAACAGCTGTTCTCTGATTCTGCCGCCTTCGCCATCGCCCAGATGGGAAACAAGCTGGTGGCCTTTCTGCTGATTCCGGTCTACACGAGCTATCTGGATCCGAGCCAATATGCCGACTGGGGTTTGACCAACACGATCACGATGATCGTCTCCTACCTGTCCATTCTGGGCACGGATGCCGCCCTCGCCTTCTATTATTTCGATGCCAAAGAGAAGCAGGAACGGCGCGCCTATTTCACGGCGGCCACACTGTTTTCCGCGGGGATCTGCACGCTCTTTCTCATCGTCGCCCTGGGGTTCGGTTCTCCCCTCGCCCGGGCGCTGTACGGCCGTCCGACGGGGTATGAATATCTCCTGACGCTGGCCATGCTGGCGACGGTGGCATCCATCGTCATCCAGATGAATCTGGCATACGCCCGCTACAGCCGAAAAGTGTGGACCTTCAACGCGATGAGCATGAGCTATGTCATCGGCTCGGCGCTGTTGAACGTGGTCTTTTTGAAATACACCGATTGGGGAGTCAATGCGATCTTCGTCGGCCAGGTGGTGGCGGGCGCCGCCGTTGCCCTGATTCTGGTCTGGATGTTTCGGAGGGAGTTCACCCGGAGGGTGCGCTGGGATCACCTGAAGCACCTGCTCCGCTACGGGGCTCCGCTCCTGCCGACCCTTCTCGCCTTTTGGATGATGAACATGCTGAACCGGCCGATGATCATCTATTTCGCCTCCCGGGAGGAGGCGGGGCTGTTCGAGGCGGCCTTCCGCTTCGCCAGCGTCATCGCCCTGATCACCGCCGCCTTTCAGCTGGCATGGCGCCCCTTCGCCATGTCGGTCAAGGACCGGGCGGATGCGCCGCGCATCTACAGTCTGGTGGGGAGAGCCTTTATCGTCGTCGCCGCCCTGGCCATCATGGGTCTCAGCTTTGTCATCCAGCCGTTGATGGAACTGGCCACCGGGCAGCCGGAGTTTGCCGAGGCTTACCCTTACGTGTGGATGCTCTCCCTGGCGACGGTGCTCAACACCTTTCACCTGATCGTCGGGGTGGGCCTGCTGATTCACAAGAAAACGCAGGTGATCTCCAAGGTTTTTGTGCTCGCGGCGTTCCTTTACGTGCTGGGCAACATGGTGGCCATCCCCCTCTTCCGCAACTGGGGGGCGTCGGCCATGGCGATGCTCGCATATCTTTTTATCGTGATCCTCATCCACCGTCGCTCCCAGGCCACGTATCCCGTCGACTTCCGCATGGGCTCCATCCTGCTGTTCCTTTTGGTCTATCTGGCCGTGATGGCGGGAATCACTTGGATTCAGGTGGACGGGTGGTCCAATAAGTGGGTCTACTACTTCCTCGGCCTGGCGGTTGTGATTGTCTCCGTCTTTGCGACCGGCATTTTCCGGCTCCAATCCCTCTTCGGGGCCCTTCACCGGTTGCCGGAGCTTTTGAAAGGGAGGTGA
- a CDS encoding O-antigen ligase family protein: MRLFPYSDKGHLQTLFVIMVAFALLGPTFGIPVTPNFKLTLFRVTFFVLLGLLLFQWAFRHRPEIVHMSRIRSHVGFFAFWLAYSAVSLTWALDPGLGVRYTIFLFMMITLCLTFPFFIRSEESLWRIFRTVFWTSFVIVAYGVFESVTRIHLPSSRYWGQDAASVTSVFTNQNDLATAITLLLPFLGLALYSLRGGLRQKGMVYLAIVFALYCLLVTGSRGNTFFALPLMIVAWLATLPFTVPREKLLSWRNWLKGAGVVISIALIVGFMYMVLFDGATRGKLATSFGILLDIQGTTWNVDEWNGQLEAGAGTQGLSIVIRWYLLMYGLRFLRESHFMGVGAGNVEARMEAYRELLDNKVNIHNWWAEILVNFGVIVFALYVVFYVLLLWRLWKLARLKTSPQVSPLVRWGAHSSMLALIGYLFGGMVPSTAIHFTPMWIVYGIALAVVVVGEHQKACRNGTDGGPATLPDR; the protein is encoded by the coding sequence ATGCGTCTTTTCCCCTATTCCGACAAAGGGCATCTTCAAACCCTGTTCGTGATCATGGTGGCCTTCGCCCTGCTGGGGCCCACTTTCGGAATTCCGGTGACGCCCAATTTCAAGCTCACCCTGTTTCGCGTGACCTTTTTTGTGCTCCTGGGACTCCTTCTGTTCCAGTGGGCTTTTCGGCACCGTCCGGAAATCGTGCACATGAGCCGGATCCGGTCCCATGTGGGCTTTTTCGCCTTTTGGCTGGCCTACAGCGCCGTTTCCCTGACCTGGGCCTTGGATCCCGGCCTGGGCGTTCGTTACACGATCTTCCTGTTCATGATGATCACCCTCTGCCTGACCTTTCCCTTTTTCATCCGGTCGGAGGAGTCTCTGTGGAGGATCTTCCGGACGGTGTTCTGGACCTCGTTCGTCATCGTCGCCTACGGGGTTTTTGAATCGGTCACCCGCATCCATCTGCCTTCCTCGAGGTATTGGGGACAGGACGCGGCATCGGTCACCTCCGTTTTCACCAACCAGAACGACCTGGCGACCGCCATCACCCTGCTCCTTCCCTTCCTGGGGCTCGCCCTGTACAGCCTGAGGGGCGGTTTGCGGCAAAAGGGAATGGTTTACCTGGCGATCGTCTTCGCCCTGTACTGCCTGCTGGTGACGGGATCCAGGGGCAACACCTTTTTCGCGCTGCCCTTGATGATCGTCGCCTGGCTCGCGACGCTGCCCTTCACCGTGCCCCGGGAGAAGCTACTAAGCTGGCGCAATTGGCTGAAGGGGGCCGGGGTGGTCATTTCCATCGCGCTGATCGTGGGCTTTATGTACATGGTCCTTTTCGACGGGGCCACGCGAGGCAAACTGGCCACCTCCTTCGGCATCCTTTTGGACATTCAGGGGACCACCTGGAATGTGGATGAATGGAACGGACAGCTGGAGGCGGGCGCCGGCACCCAGGGCTTGAGCATCGTGATCCGCTGGTATCTGCTGATGTACGGGCTGCGCTTTCTGAGGGAGAGCCACTTCATGGGGGTTGGAGCCGGCAATGTGGAGGCCCGCATGGAGGCCTACCGTGAGCTGCTGGATAACAAGGTGAACATCCACAACTGGTGGGCGGAGATTCTGGTCAACTTCGGCGTGATCGTCTTTGCCCTGTATGTGGTTTTTTATGTCCTCCTCCTGTGGCGCCTGTGGAAGCTGGCGCGGCTGAAAACCTCCCCCCAGGTCAGCCCGTTGGTCCGGTGGGGCGCCCATTCCAGCATGCTGGCCCTGATCGGCTACCTGTTCGGAGGAATGGTTCCCAGCACGGCGATTCACTTCACGCCGATGTGGATTGTTTACGGGATCGCCCTGGCTGTCGTGGTGGTGGGTGAACATCAGAAGGCGTGCCGCAATGGAACCGATGGCGGCCCTGCGACTCTTCCCGATCGCTGA